The Arachis hypogaea cultivar Tifrunner chromosome 19, arahy.Tifrunner.gnm2.J5K5, whole genome shotgun sequence genome has a window encoding:
- the LOC112776317 gene encoding uncharacterized protein: MSSMHSSLILLLMVGVVALTTTTPTLVLGNYYEPPPIENPPTYEPPPIYKPPIWPPPFHNKPPFYPPPHHEKPPPEHEPPPYEKPPPEHEPPPYEEPPHEKPPPEHEPPYEKPPPEHKPPYEKPPPEHEPPYEKPPPEHEPPYEKPPPEHEPPYYEPPYEKPPHEKPPHHEKPPHHEKPPHHEKPPHHEKPPYEKPPHEKPPPEYQPSPPYVKPPPVYEPPNVKPPPVYEPPYVKPPPVYEPPYVKPPPVYEPPYVKPPPVNEPPYVKPPPVYEPPYVKPPPWYKPPFEKPPPLYKPPFEKPPPLYKPPFEKPPSWEKPPSYNSPPSPPPYGHYPTSKN; encoded by the coding sequence ATGTCTTCTATGCACTCATCACTAATACTTCTTCTAATGGTTGGAGTGGTGGCTCtaaccaccaccactccaacactTGTGTTGGGTAATTACTACGAGCCACCACCAATTGAGAACCCACCCACCTATGAACCACCACCAATCTATAAGCCTCCAATCTGGCCTCCACCGTTCCACAATAAGCCTCCCTTTTATCCACCTCCTCATCATGAGAAGCCACCACCAGAACACGAGCCACCTCCTTATGAGAAACCACCACCAGAACACGAGCCACCACCTTATGAGGAACCACCTCACGAGAAGCCACCACCGGAACACGAGCCACCTTATGAGAAGCCACCACCGGAACACAAGCCACCTTATGAGAAGCCACCACCGGAACACGAGCCACCTTATGAGAAGCCACCACCAGAACACGAGCCGCCTTATGAGAAGCCACCACCAGAACACGAGCCACCTTATTATGAGCCACCTTATGAAAAACCACCGCATGAGAAGCCACCACATCATGAGAAGCCACCACATCATGAAAAACCACCTCACCATGAGAAGCCACCCCACCATGAGAAACCACCATACGAGAAGCCACCCCACGAAAAGCCTCCACCGGAATACCAGCCATCACCACCTTATGTGAAACCACCACCAGTGTACGAACCTCCCAATGTGAAGCCTCCGCCAGTGTATGAACCTCCCTATGTGAAACCCCCGCCAGTGTATGAACCTCCCTATGTGAAGCCCCCGCCAGTGTATGAACCCCCCTATGTGAAGCCCCCGCCAGTGAATGAACCTCCCTATGTTAAACCACCGCCGGTGTATGAACCACCCTACGTGAAGCCACCACCATGGTACAAACCTCCGTTTGAGAAGCCACCGCCATTATACAAACCTCCGTTTGAGAAGCCTCCACCATTGTACAAACCCCCGTTTGAGAAGCCACCATCATGGGAGAAGCCACCCAGCTACAACAGTCCCCCATCTCCACCACCTTATGGCCACTATCCAACATCCAAAAATTGA